The following proteins come from a genomic window of Micromonospora zamorensis:
- a CDS encoding S8 family serine peptidase, translating to MHWSPRWLAVGAVGALVVGLAAPASADPPARPTGPTAGTPAPGAAPVRLTLITGDQVDLVQAAPGRVAATVRPGPGRERIVFQTMEVDGALRVLPSDALPYVSSGVLDANLFDVQKLAADGYGDAAQGNLPLIVRYQDPAAGRVRPLTVAADARPLESINGAALRVGKGDLGGLWSTLAGTPTTRATAAAPRLGGGIARIWLDGKVRPTLEHSVPQIGAPQAWAAGRDGSGVTVAVLDTGVDATHPDLAGRIAEARDFSDSGSARDGHGHGTHVAATIAGTGNASAGLRKGVAPGARLLVGKVLDDGGSGYDSSIIAGMEWAAHSGAKVVSMSLGGDPTDGTDPMSQAVNDLTAETGALFVVAAGNAGEARTVGSPGAAASALTVGAVDRDDNLAEFSSRGPRLGDNGLKPEITAPGVGIVAARAAGTTMGTPVGDAYTTASGTSMATPHVAGAAAILAQEHPDWAAGTLKDALVSTTKANPALTVFEQGGGRVDVARALKQQVYASATADFGRIQTGTAPVERTVTYTNGTKVAQTLRPALELRNLDSGAAETDGVSVASDAVTVPAGGSVAVPLRADPAKLARGPHGGWLVATGTDGVAVRTPVGLTVSGPLHQVTIKVLDRQGQLTLSPGLTLFGEQTESDFWGWWPGEGTLQVEEGTYLLTAMIEHGAPLDEQLTQAVEPELVVDRDLTVVLDARKGTPVRIETPKPSEQRATLSYYVHRVLANGRQIDHGVMAYSTIGQVNVTPTRQVRQGEFEFASRWQLVAPMVDAKISGVSGPLDINLLGTSPAPTGRRKLPLVWAGTGTPADLTRVRGAAALLATDPDRSEEEQVAAAAAAGAAMVLIVRPADFSAWTVWRPIGDRLPIPSMVVAYDDGQRLIAAVRKGRATLDLTLTVDSPYLYDVWQVSKGRVPERIVHTVTAKNTAEVTASYGDTGAGWASEERFSWRPWQEYSWNDDQRMVRTGTTRKEFVSAGDNWWQHRVQHKLMYLQWGQLTGGLTEEPRRYDADDRETETWHAPVIRPAVPASGAPVPTRTGDSLDLRVPEFVDADGHYSVAGNSEESDTVEARVSRDGKQIADLSSGWAPVPTTAQRARYRLDLTTKRSSAEWRYGTRTDTAWEFTSARPTGDATPLSLLQVDYRVPADLLGTVRGNRPHQLGVTLRQPAGVAAPTGTSVRVQVSFDGGVTWRNAPTRGSGTRYTATVPAGRGTVSLRVHAADRAGNTVDQTVLQAYGLR from the coding sequence ATGCACTGGTCCCCACGCTGGCTCGCCGTCGGCGCGGTCGGCGCGTTGGTGGTCGGCCTCGCCGCACCGGCGTCCGCCGACCCGCCCGCCCGGCCCACCGGCCCGACGGCGGGCACACCCGCCCCGGGCGCCGCACCCGTACGTCTCACGCTGATCACCGGCGACCAGGTCGACCTGGTGCAGGCCGCACCGGGCCGGGTCGCCGCCACCGTCCGCCCGGGCCCCGGGCGCGAGCGGATCGTGTTCCAGACGATGGAGGTCGACGGCGCGCTGCGGGTGCTTCCCAGCGACGCCCTGCCCTACGTCTCCAGTGGGGTTCTCGACGCCAACCTGTTCGACGTGCAGAAGTTGGCCGCCGACGGCTACGGCGACGCCGCGCAGGGCAACCTGCCGCTGATCGTGCGCTACCAGGATCCGGCCGCCGGCCGGGTCCGGCCGCTCACCGTGGCCGCGGACGCCCGCCCCCTGGAGAGCATCAACGGCGCGGCTCTGCGGGTCGGCAAGGGTGACCTCGGTGGCCTGTGGAGCACGCTCGCCGGCACGCCGACCACCAGGGCCACGGCCGCCGCGCCCCGGCTGGGCGGCGGCATCGCCCGGATCTGGCTGGACGGGAAGGTCCGCCCGACGCTGGAGCACAGCGTGCCGCAGATCGGCGCCCCGCAGGCCTGGGCGGCCGGCCGGGACGGCAGTGGCGTGACGGTGGCCGTTCTGGACACCGGCGTCGATGCCACCCACCCCGACCTGGCCGGACGGATCGCCGAGGCGCGGGACTTCTCCGACAGCGGCAGCGCCCGCGACGGTCATGGCCACGGCACGCACGTCGCGGCGACCATCGCCGGCACCGGCAACGCGTCTGCCGGGCTGCGCAAGGGTGTCGCGCCCGGCGCGCGGCTGCTGGTCGGCAAGGTGCTCGACGACGGTGGCTCCGGCTATGACTCGTCCATCATCGCCGGCATGGAGTGGGCCGCCCACTCCGGCGCGAAGGTCGTCAGCATGAGCCTCGGCGGCGACCCGACCGACGGCACCGATCCGATGAGCCAGGCCGTCAACGACCTGACCGCCGAGACCGGCGCGCTCTTCGTGGTCGCCGCCGGCAACGCGGGCGAGGCGCGTACCGTCGGTTCGCCGGGCGCGGCCGCGTCGGCGCTCACCGTCGGCGCGGTCGACCGTGACGACAACCTGGCGGAGTTCTCCAGCCGTGGTCCACGACTCGGCGACAACGGCCTGAAGCCGGAGATCACCGCCCCGGGCGTCGGCATCGTCGCCGCGCGGGCCGCCGGCACCACCATGGGTACGCCGGTGGGCGACGCCTACACGACCGCGTCCGGGACCTCGATGGCCACTCCGCACGTTGCCGGCGCTGCGGCGATCCTCGCCCAGGAACACCCGGACTGGGCCGCCGGGACGCTCAAGGACGCGCTGGTGAGCACCACGAAGGCCAACCCGGCGTTGACCGTCTTCGAGCAGGGCGGCGGCCGGGTCGACGTGGCTCGGGCGCTCAAGCAGCAGGTGTACGCCTCGGCCACCGCTGACTTCGGACGGATCCAGACCGGCACCGCTCCGGTCGAGCGGACCGTGACGTACACCAACGGCACGAAGGTCGCGCAGACCCTGCGGCCGGCCCTGGAGCTGCGCAACCTGGACAGCGGCGCGGCCGAGACCGACGGCGTCTCAGTGGCCTCCGACGCGGTGACAGTGCCGGCGGGCGGAAGTGTCGCCGTGCCGTTGCGTGCCGACCCGGCGAAGCTGGCCCGGGGCCCGCACGGTGGCTGGCTGGTGGCGACCGGTACGGACGGCGTCGCCGTGCGCACGCCGGTCGGGCTCACCGTCAGCGGCCCGTTGCACCAGGTCACCATCAAGGTGTTGGACCGGCAGGGTCAGCTGACCCTCTCGCCGGGGTTGACCCTGTTCGGTGAGCAGACCGAGTCCGACTTCTGGGGCTGGTGGCCGGGCGAGGGCACCCTCCAGGTCGAGGAGGGCACGTACCTGCTGACCGCGATGATCGAGCACGGCGCTCCCCTGGATGAGCAGTTGACCCAGGCCGTCGAACCGGAGCTGGTCGTCGACCGGGACCTGACGGTGGTGCTCGACGCGCGCAAGGGCACACCGGTCCGGATCGAGACGCCGAAGCCCAGCGAGCAGCGGGCCACACTCAGCTACTACGTGCACCGGGTGTTGGCCAACGGCCGGCAGATCGACCACGGCGTGATGGCCTACAGCACCATCGGGCAGGTCAACGTCACGCCGACCCGCCAGGTGCGCCAGGGTGAGTTCGAGTTCGCCTCGCGCTGGCAGCTCGTCGCACCGATGGTGGACGCGAAGATCAGCGGGGTGTCCGGTCCACTGGACATCAACCTGCTGGGTACGTCACCGGCACCGACCGGCCGGCGCAAGCTGCCGCTGGTCTGGGCCGGCACCGGGACGCCCGCCGACCTGACCCGGGTGCGGGGCGCCGCGGCGCTGCTCGCCACCGACCCGGACCGATCCGAGGAGGAGCAGGTTGCCGCCGCCGCGGCCGCTGGCGCCGCCATGGTGCTGATCGTTCGGCCGGCGGACTTCTCGGCGTGGACGGTGTGGCGCCCGATCGGGGATCGACTGCCGATCCCGTCGATGGTGGTCGCGTACGACGACGGGCAGCGGTTGATCGCGGCGGTGCGCAAGGGCCGGGCGACGCTCGACCTGACGCTGACCGTGGACAGCCCGTACCTGTATGACGTGTGGCAGGTGTCGAAGGGCCGGGTGCCGGAGCGCATCGTGCACACCGTGACCGCGAAGAACACGGCCGAGGTGACCGCGAGCTACGGCGACACGGGTGCCGGCTGGGCCAGCGAGGAGCGGTTCAGCTGGCGTCCGTGGCAGGAGTACTCCTGGAACGACGACCAGCGCATGGTCCGCACCGGCACCACCCGCAAGGAGTTCGTCAGTGCCGGGGACAACTGGTGGCAGCACCGGGTCCAGCACAAGCTCATGTACCTGCAGTGGGGGCAGTTGACCGGCGGCCTGACCGAGGAGCCCCGACGCTACGACGCCGACGACCGGGAGACCGAGACCTGGCACGCCCCGGTGATCCGGCCGGCCGTACCGGCCAGCGGCGCACCGGTGCCCACGCGTACCGGTGACAGCCTCGACCTGCGGGTGCCCGAGTTCGTCGACGCGGACGGCCACTACAGCGTCGCCGGAAACAGTGAGGAGTCGGACACCGTCGAGGCCCGGGTCAGCCGGGACGGGAAGCAGATCGCCGACCTGTCCAGCGGGTGGGCCCCGGTGCCCACCACGGCGCAGCGGGCCCGCTACCGGCTGGACCTGACCACGAAGCGGTCCTCGGCCGAGTGGCGCTACGGCACCCGGACCGACACGGCCTGGGAGTTCACCTCGGCCCGGCCGACGGGCGACGCCACGCCGTTGTCGCTGTTGCAGGTGGACTACCGGGTGCCGGCCGACCTGCTCGGCACGGTACGCGGCAACCGCCCCCACCAGCTGGGGGTGACCCTGCGCCAACCGGCCGGGGTGGCAGCGCCGACCGGCACCAGCGTCCGGGTGCAGGTCTCCTTCGACGGGGGCGTCACCTGGCGGAACGCCCCGACCAGGGGGTCGGGCACCCGGTACACCGCGACCGTGCCCGCTGGGCGGGGAACGGTGTCGTTGCGGGTGCACGCCGCCGACCGGGCCGGGAACACCGTCGACCAGACGGTGCTCCAGGCGTACGGGCTGCGCTGA
- the murJ gene encoding murein biosynthesis integral membrane protein MurJ codes for MTRPAPLAGAGRLAGAAALIAVLTVASRLAGFGRTAVFTWVVQQSDLGGMYVIANTVPNIVFEIVAGGALASLVVPLLAGAVAADDRRAVAATTGALLTWTVSLLVPLAVLVMLFADPIISLISEGRSEAELAAGARMLRVFAPQLPLYGIGIVLTGVLQAHRRFAWPVIAPLLSSLTVVVVYVAFGAAQGRGVSVAQVGRSGELLLSGGTTLGVVVLSLSLVIPLRRLRLRPRFGYAFTADVRARVGGLATAGAVTVAAQQVALLVILNRVSGGPTGSPQVFNLAQAIFLLPWAVLAVPLAVASYPTLAAASAAGDEDGYRRTLSGTVRGVLLFSCLGVAALIGTAQPIAALFYPDNPASTAAAITGFAPGLLGYGLFAILSRALYARGDTRPATAAITLGWLVVPAAALPLTVLLPTADRVLAVTSANSVGMLVLGALLLAAVLRSAGRPALAGAARAGAAGGLAGVLAALAGLGLTRWLDTPGGGTPTMAAAFGQGMLSGVLVGVVFFAVVWFVDRQDVQPMLSRVLRRLPRRGPRGRGGGPTSGAVSPERGDGKETAAR; via the coding sequence GTGACCCGACCGGCCCCCCTCGCCGGCGCCGGCCGGCTGGCCGGGGCAGCCGCGCTCATCGCCGTCCTCACCGTGGCCAGCCGCCTCGCCGGCTTCGGTCGCACCGCCGTGTTCACCTGGGTGGTCCAGCAGAGCGACCTCGGCGGCATGTACGTCATCGCCAACACAGTGCCCAACATCGTCTTCGAGATCGTCGCGGGCGGGGCGCTGGCCAGCCTGGTTGTGCCCCTGCTGGCCGGGGCCGTGGCGGCGGACGACCGGCGGGCGGTGGCGGCCACCACAGGCGCCCTGCTGACCTGGACGGTGAGCCTGCTGGTTCCCCTCGCCGTGCTCGTCATGCTGTTCGCCGACCCGATCATCTCGCTGATCAGCGAGGGACGCTCGGAGGCGGAGCTCGCCGCCGGGGCCCGGATGCTGCGCGTGTTCGCCCCGCAGCTGCCGCTCTACGGGATCGGCATCGTGCTCACCGGCGTGCTCCAGGCGCACCGGCGCTTCGCCTGGCCCGTCATCGCGCCGCTGCTGTCCAGCCTCACCGTGGTCGTCGTCTACGTGGCGTTCGGCGCGGCGCAGGGACGGGGTGTGTCCGTGGCCCAGGTCGGCCGCAGCGGCGAGTTGCTCCTCTCAGGCGGCACCACCCTGGGTGTGGTCGTGCTGTCTCTGTCGCTGGTGATCCCGTTGCGCCGACTGCGGCTGAGGCCCCGATTCGGGTACGCCTTCACCGCTGACGTGCGGGCGCGTGTCGGCGGGCTCGCCACGGCCGGCGCGGTGACGGTGGCGGCACAGCAGGTCGCGCTCCTGGTGATCCTGAACCGTGTCTCCGGCGGCCCCACCGGCTCCCCGCAGGTGTTCAACCTGGCCCAGGCCATCTTCCTGCTGCCGTGGGCGGTCCTGGCCGTACCGCTGGCGGTGGCGTCCTATCCCACGCTCGCCGCTGCCAGCGCCGCCGGCGACGAGGATGGTTACCGGCGGACCCTCTCCGGCACGGTGCGGGGCGTGCTGCTCTTCAGCTGCCTGGGCGTCGCGGCGCTGATCGGCACCGCGCAGCCGATCGCTGCCCTCTTCTACCCGGACAATCCGGCGTCGACCGCTGCGGCGATCACCGGGTTCGCACCGGGTCTGCTCGGCTACGGGCTGTTCGCGATTCTGTCCCGCGCGCTGTACGCGCGGGGCGACACCCGGCCGGCGACCGCGGCGATCACCCTTGGCTGGCTGGTCGTTCCGGCCGCGGCGTTGCCGTTGACGGTGCTGCTGCCCACCGCCGACCGGGTGCTCGCGGTGACGTCCGCCAACTCGGTGGGGATGCTCGTGCTCGGGGCGCTGCTGCTCGCGGCGGTGCTGCGCAGCGCCGGCCGTCCCGCCCTCGCCGGCGCGGCACGGGCCGGGGCGGCCGGTGGCCTCGCCGGTGTGCTCGCGGCGCTCGCCGGGCTGGGCCTGACCCGATGGCTCGACACGCCCGGAGGCGGCACCCCGACGATGGCGGCGGCGTTCGGTCAGGGCATGCTGTCCGGGGTTCTGGTCGGGGTGGTGTTCTTCGCCGTGGTCTGGTTCGTCGACCGGCAGGACGTGCAACCAATGCTCAGCCGGGTGTTGCGCCGTCTGCCTCGGCGGGGGCCACGGGGCCGGGGCGGCGGGCCGACGTCGGGCGCTGTCTCCCCGGAACGGGGCGACGGGAAGGAGACGGCCGCGCGATGA
- a CDS encoding copper transporter, translated as MINFRYHVVSLTAVFLALAIGLVVGTAALNGPVADSLEGQVTGLRKDNQNWRQTVSNMEKQLGMEEKFAEEMSQVVLPGTLTGRRVVVLSLPNGRDHTEGVLKKLQLGGATITGRVDLQDKFINPDNNSNLLELAVTAARPTAQTTGLPGNGHGVETSSALLASVLLDRTQGTAPVSDADRRAVLAAYNNAGYLTTDSNKVTGSAEAVVVVSGQPYVDKDSEKRDESVVKIAEQFDRTGSIVVAGNGSVGGNLVSVVRGDPVLAQTISTVDNANTGQGQLVTSLALVQQLTEKKAGQYGVGDNAASLLPRLPQ; from the coding sequence GTGATCAACTTCCGCTACCACGTGGTGTCCCTCACCGCGGTCTTCCTGGCTCTGGCGATCGGCCTGGTGGTCGGCACAGCCGCCCTCAACGGCCCCGTCGCCGACTCCCTCGAGGGGCAGGTCACCGGTCTGCGCAAGGACAACCAGAACTGGCGCCAGACGGTCAGCAACATGGAGAAGCAGCTCGGCATGGAGGAGAAGTTCGCCGAGGAGATGTCGCAGGTCGTCCTGCCCGGCACCCTCACCGGCCGCCGGGTGGTGGTGCTCAGCCTGCCCAACGGGCGCGACCACACCGAGGGTGTGCTCAAGAAGCTCCAGCTCGGCGGGGCCACCATCACCGGTCGCGTCGACCTCCAGGACAAGTTCATCAACCCGGACAACAACTCCAACCTGCTGGAGTTGGCCGTCACCGCCGCCCGCCCGACCGCGCAGACCACCGGCCTGCCGGGCAACGGGCACGGTGTGGAGACCTCCAGCGCGCTGCTGGCCAGCGTCCTGCTGGACCGGACCCAGGGCACCGCGCCGGTCAGCGACGCCGACCGGCGGGCGGTGCTCGCCGCGTACAACAACGCCGGCTACCTGACCACCGACAGCAACAAGGTCACCGGGTCGGCGGAGGCGGTCGTCGTGGTCAGCGGCCAGCCGTACGTCGACAAGGACTCCGAGAAGCGGGACGAGTCGGTCGTCAAGATCGCCGAGCAGTTCGACCGCACCGGGTCGATCGTGGTCGCCGGCAACGGCTCCGTCGGCGGCAATCTGGTGTCGGTGGTCCGCGGTGACCCGGTGCTCGCCCAGACCATCTCGACTGTCGACAACGCCAACACCGGGCAGGGTCAGCTGGTCACCAGCCTCGCCCTGGTGCAGCAACTCACCGAGAAGAAGGCCGGTCAGTACGGCGTCGGCGACAACGCCGCATCCCTGCTGCCTAGACTGCCCCAGTGA
- the recN gene encoding DNA repair protein RecN: MLEELRITGLGVIDDTTLPLTGGMNVITGETGAGKTMVVTGLGLLFGGRADAGRVRAQPGRAVVEGRLRLTGRVADAVHARITEAGGEPDEDGSVLLSRTVTVEGRSRAHVGGRSMPVSMLGEVGEQAVAVHGQSDQLRLLRPAEQRAALDRFAGPAHEKLLDALREAYTGWRRVVDDLADRRRNARERSQEADLLRLGLDEITRVDPQPGEDDELKTEAQRLEHAEGLRTAAQIAQQCVAGGAEAAEETPDAAVLLGTARRTLEAQAGTDPALGELASRLEEAATLVTDVSAELSAYLATLDADPARLQHVYERRAALRALTRKYADDVDGVIAWADRARTRLSDLDTSDDLLDELDREGQRLAVEVADLAGRVSASRQEAAVRFADQVTVELAGLAMPHARIEVAVLPRPAGRAEPTLSVNGVEVGVTPDGGDEVELRLLAHPGAPSLPLQRGASGGELSRVMLAIEVVFAGSGGPPTLVFDEVDAGVGGQAAVEIGRRLARLARSHQVLVVTHLPQVAAFADRHLVVAKDTGGAVTTSGVRVVEDTERARELARMLAGLPDSDLGIAHAEELLAVAAKERRL; this comes from the coding sequence GTGCTGGAAGAGCTGCGCATCACCGGACTGGGCGTCATCGACGACACCACGCTGCCGTTGACCGGCGGGATGAACGTCATCACCGGCGAGACCGGTGCGGGCAAGACGATGGTCGTCACCGGCCTCGGCCTGCTCTTCGGCGGCCGGGCCGACGCCGGGCGGGTTCGCGCCCAACCCGGCCGGGCGGTGGTCGAGGGGCGGTTGCGCCTGACCGGGCGGGTCGCCGACGCTGTGCACGCGCGGATCACCGAGGCCGGTGGGGAGCCCGACGAGGACGGCTCGGTGCTGCTGAGCCGCACGGTGACGGTGGAGGGGCGCTCACGCGCCCATGTCGGCGGCCGCAGCATGCCGGTGTCGATGCTCGGTGAGGTCGGCGAGCAGGCGGTGGCCGTGCACGGGCAGTCCGACCAGCTGCGGCTGCTGCGCCCGGCCGAGCAGCGGGCCGCACTGGACCGCTTCGCCGGCCCGGCGCACGAGAAGCTGCTCGACGCGCTGCGCGAGGCGTACACGGGGTGGCGGCGGGTGGTCGACGACCTGGCCGACCGGCGGCGCAACGCCCGCGAGCGCAGCCAGGAGGCCGATCTGCTGCGGCTGGGCCTGGACGAGATCACCCGGGTCGATCCGCAGCCCGGTGAGGACGACGAGCTGAAGACCGAGGCGCAGCGGCTGGAGCACGCCGAGGGGTTGCGCACGGCAGCGCAGATTGCCCAACAGTGTGTGGCCGGTGGCGCCGAGGCCGCCGAGGAGACGCCCGACGCGGCGGTGTTGCTCGGGACCGCCCGACGGACCCTGGAGGCGCAGGCCGGCACCGACCCGGCGCTGGGTGAGTTGGCGTCGCGCCTGGAGGAGGCGGCCACGCTGGTCACCGACGTGTCGGCGGAGCTGTCGGCGTACCTGGCGACGCTCGACGCGGACCCGGCCCGGTTGCAGCACGTCTACGAGCGGCGGGCGGCGCTGCGCGCCCTGACCCGCAAGTACGCCGACGACGTCGACGGGGTGATCGCCTGGGCCGATCGGGCGCGGACCCGACTGTCCGATCTGGACACCTCCGACGATCTGCTCGACGAGTTGGATCGGGAGGGTCAGCGGCTCGCCGTCGAGGTGGCCGACCTGGCCGGGCGGGTGTCGGCCTCCCGGCAGGAGGCGGCGGTCCGGTTCGCCGACCAGGTAACGGTGGAGCTGGCCGGGCTGGCCATGCCACACGCGCGCATCGAGGTGGCGGTGCTGCCTCGCCCGGCCGGGCGCGCCGAGCCGACGCTGTCGGTCAACGGCGTTGAGGTGGGTGTCACCCCCGATGGCGGCGACGAGGTGGAGCTGCGGTTGCTGGCCCACCCGGGCGCGCCGTCGTTGCCGTTGCAGCGCGGCGCCTCCGGCGGTGAGCTGTCCCGGGTGATGCTCGCCATCGAGGTGGTCTTCGCGGGCTCGGGTGGCCCGCCCACGCTGGTCTTCGACGAGGTCGACGCCGGTGTCGGCGGTCAGGCGGCGGTGGAGATCGGCCGGCGGCTGGCTCGGCTGGCCCGCAGCCACCAGGTGCTGGTCGTCACGCACCTGCCGCAGGTGGCCGCGTTCGCCGACCGGCACCTCGTGGTGGCGAAGGACACCGGGGGCGCGGTGACGACCAGCGGGGTGCGGGTCGTGGAGGACACCGAGCGGGCCCGGGAGCTGGCCCGGATGCTGGCAGGTTTGCCCGACTCCGATCTGGGTATCGCCCACGCCGAGGAGCTTCTGGCCGTGGCCGCCAAGGAAAGGCGGTTGTGA
- the steA gene encoding putative cytokinetic ring protein SteA, with protein MRLPTLRRNRSSEPGRVLGTARLDRRTKRLVGRLRPGDIAIIDHVDLDRVAADSLVAVGVAAVLNAKPSVSGRYPNLGPEVLVAAGIPLLDDLGEGVFERIREGDQVRIEGNTVFAGDEPVAHGSLQDAETVAKAMADAREGLSVQLEAFAANTMDYLRQERDLLLDGVGVPDIDTQIQGRHCLIVVRGYDYKADLDVLRPYIREFKPVLIGVDGGADALVEAGYTPDMIIGDMDSVTDDVLRCGAEVIVHAYPDGRAPGLPRVNGLGVPAVTFPAAATSEDLAMLLADEKGASLLVAVGTHATLVEFLDKGRGGMASTFLTRLKVGGKLVDAKGVSRLYRQSISGSSLLLLVLSAIAAMASAVAVSTVGKAYLGVVAEWWDNFVFQLYRLF; from the coding sequence ATGCGTCTACCCACGTTGCGCCGAAACAGAAGCTCCGAACCGGGCAGGGTCCTCGGCACCGCGCGCCTTGATCGCCGGACGAAACGCCTGGTCGGTCGGCTGCGCCCTGGTGACATCGCGATCATCGACCACGTCGACCTGGACCGGGTGGCGGCGGATTCGTTGGTAGCTGTCGGTGTCGCGGCGGTGCTCAACGCCAAGCCGTCGGTCTCCGGCCGCTACCCGAACCTCGGCCCGGAGGTCCTGGTCGCCGCCGGCATCCCGCTCCTCGACGACCTCGGCGAGGGCGTCTTCGAACGGATCCGCGAAGGCGACCAGGTGCGCATCGAGGGCAACACGGTCTTCGCCGGTGACGAGCCGGTCGCCCACGGCAGCCTGCAGGACGCCGAGACGGTCGCCAAGGCCATGGCCGACGCCCGGGAGGGTCTGTCGGTGCAGTTGGAGGCGTTCGCCGCCAACACGATGGACTACCTGCGCCAGGAGCGCGACCTGCTGCTCGACGGTGTGGGCGTGCCGGACATCGACACCCAGATCCAGGGCCGGCACTGCCTGATCGTGGTGCGTGGCTACGACTACAAGGCCGACCTGGACGTGCTGCGCCCGTACATCCGGGAGTTCAAGCCGGTGCTGATCGGCGTCGACGGCGGCGCGGACGCCCTGGTCGAGGCGGGCTACACCCCCGACATGATCATCGGGGACATGGATTCCGTCACCGACGACGTGCTGCGGTGCGGCGCCGAGGTGATCGTGCACGCGTACCCGGACGGGCGCGCCCCCGGCCTGCCGCGGGTCAACGGCCTCGGCGTCCCGGCGGTGACCTTCCCGGCCGCGGCGACCAGCGAGGATCTGGCCATGCTGCTCGCCGACGAGAAGGGCGCGTCGCTGCTGGTCGCGGTGGGCACCCACGCCACCCTGGTCGAGTTTCTCGACAAGGGGCGCGGCGGGATGGCCTCGACCTTCCTGACCCGACTCAAGGTCGGTGGCAAGCTGGTCGACGCCAAGGGTGTGAGCCGGCTCTACCGGCAGAGCATCTCCGGCTCGTCGCTGCTCCTGCTGGTGCTGTCGGCGATCGCGGCGATGGCATCCGCGGTGGCCGTTTCGACCGTAGGAAAGGCGTACCTGGGCGTCGTCGCCGAATGGTGGGACAATTTCGTGTTCCAGCTGTACCGGCTTTTCTAG
- a CDS encoding helix-turn-helix domain-containing protein, giving the protein MLDVIGLTSAEEELYRCLLQLTVARVDDLVARLQRPREQVVAQVEALRAKGLVQPTDTDPDAPLRPTAPDVALGGALLRRQEDLEAARRRVTQLAEEYRSGLRRHHVDHLVEVITGARVLRDRLRDLQNSARTEVLWFCRANPLAMAGPENVEEFDALARGVTYRAIYERDLLLEPGALADLAKGVAAGEQARVLDRLPVRLAIVDASTAICPLVPDRDGGEPSAAVIGRSQLLDALLALFESHWRVATRLRLDDPLNVAAAENRRPDPEDHPSDGYQPDADEARLLSLFVAGVPDKSIASQLGVSRRTVQRRIADLMAAAGVDTRPGLAFQVARRGWL; this is encoded by the coding sequence GTGTTGGACGTGATCGGCCTGACCTCGGCTGAAGAGGAGCTCTACCGCTGCCTTCTCCAGCTCACGGTGGCGCGCGTCGACGACCTGGTCGCTCGTCTGCAACGCCCGCGCGAGCAGGTCGTCGCCCAGGTCGAGGCCCTACGCGCCAAGGGTCTGGTGCAGCCCACCGACACCGACCCCGACGCGCCACTGCGCCCGACCGCACCGGACGTCGCCCTGGGCGGGGCGCTGCTGCGTCGCCAGGAGGACCTGGAGGCGGCCCGCCGCCGGGTCACCCAACTGGCCGAGGAGTACCGGTCCGGGCTACGCCGGCACCACGTCGACCACCTCGTCGAGGTGATCACCGGCGCCCGGGTCCTGCGGGACCGTTTGCGCGATCTGCAGAATTCGGCGCGTACCGAGGTGCTCTGGTTCTGCCGGGCCAACCCCCTGGCGATGGCCGGCCCGGAGAACGTCGAGGAGTTCGACGCGCTGGCCCGCGGGGTGACCTACCGGGCCATCTACGAGCGTGACCTGCTGCTGGAACCGGGCGCGTTGGCCGACCTGGCCAAGGGCGTCGCCGCCGGCGAGCAGGCCCGGGTGCTGGACCGGCTGCCGGTCCGACTGGCCATCGTGGACGCCAGCACCGCCATCTGCCCGTTGGTGCCCGACCGCGACGGTGGGGAGCCGAGCGCCGCCGTGATCGGTCGCAGTCAGCTGCTCGACGCCCTGCTCGCCCTCTTCGAGAGCCACTGGCGGGTGGCCACCCGACTGCGGCTCGACGACCCCCTCAACGTCGCGGCGGCCGAGAACCGGCGGCCGGACCCCGAGGACCATCCGAGCGACGGTTACCAGCCGGATGCCGACGAGGCACGGCTGTTGTCGCTGTTCGTGGCCGGCGTACCGGACAAGTCCATCGCCTCCCAGCTCGGCGTGAGCCGGCGGACCGTGCAGCGACGGATCGCCGACCTGATGGCCGCCGCCGGAGTGGACACCCGCCCCGGGCTGGCGTTCCAGGTCGCCCGACGCGGCTGGCTCTGA